Proteins from a genomic interval of Orbaceae bacterium lpD02:
- a CDS encoding TonB family protein, producing MIAKRNNSKKNNLNSYISVSILIHLAIVGVLLWGAFFSARTVSMAGNDSIKAIMIDLSVTAAPEPSLVENTPKSENADDNTKDELVKINPKANKQADIEPDLIIEKAKLDKLPKSADPKLIIKDKSTKNEDHNQPQQRKTSKQKIRQEVIADKLADNAVAPTISNNTQYSATPAAINRNHPEYPRRALDLRIEGYVVAIYDIDANGRVENIRIAEAKPNNIFNKAVIQAMKQWKYQPIQAKDLTIKIVFNRNKSVDFDNV from the coding sequence ATGATAGCAAAACGTAATAATAGCAAAAAAAATAATCTTAACTCTTACATCTCCGTTTCTATTTTGATACATTTAGCTATTGTTGGTGTCTTGTTATGGGGGGCTTTCTTTTCAGCTCGTACCGTGTCAATGGCCGGCAATGATTCTATAAAAGCTATTATGATTGATTTATCGGTAACAGCAGCACCGGAGCCGTCTTTAGTTGAAAACACGCCTAAATCTGAAAATGCTGATGATAATACTAAAGATGAATTGGTTAAGATTAATCCTAAAGCTAATAAACAAGCTGATATCGAGCCCGATCTTATTATAGAAAAGGCTAAACTTGATAAACTGCCAAAATCAGCTGATCCCAAGTTAATTATTAAGGATAAGTCGACTAAAAATGAAGATCATAATCAGCCACAGCAACGAAAAACATCGAAACAAAAAATAAGACAAGAAGTTATAGCTGATAAGCTTGCAGATAATGCTGTTGCTCCCACAATATCAAATAATACACAATACTCAGCAACGCCAGCAGCGATTAATCGTAATCATCCAGAATACCCTCGCCGAGCATTAGATTTACGAATAGAAGGCTATGTTGTAGCTATTTATGATATTGATGCTAATGGACGGGTAGAAAATATTCGTATTGCAGAGGCTAAACCTAATAATATTTTTAATAAAGCCGTGATTCAAGCTATGAAACAATGGAAATATCAACCAATTCAGGCTAAAGATTTAACCATTAAGATTGTTTTTAATCGTAATAAATCAGTTGATTTTGATAATGTTTAA
- the hflC gene encoding protease modulator HflC produces MRKLLIPIVIILIGIFFSSIYIIEEGNRGIVLRFNKIIGLSEPGLHFKIPGVDNIRVIDAKIQTTDSSNNSGREQKFITREKKDLIVDYYVQWKIINFDRYYETVAGGNSVENLLLARLNGRLRAEIGKLDIKDIINDTSAETKSRNSLMLKVKDALNGTKQGAAKVKEVPVEELVAVAEVDPENITSMLAFGVEVIDVRIKQINFPPEVSESIYDRMSAEREVVARDQRFQGIREAEETRADATLTATKILSEAEKQARTIRGEGDAYVAKLYADAFSKNLEFFSFVRSLKAYDHSFNGSDVMVISPDSEFFRYMKLDTKIKSNKK; encoded by the coding sequence ATGCGTAAATTATTAATTCCTATCGTTATTATATTAATTGGTATATTTTTCTCATCTATTTATATTATTGAGGAAGGAAACCGTGGTATTGTTTTGCGGTTTAATAAAATTATTGGCTTATCAGAACCAGGGCTTCATTTTAAAATTCCTGGCGTGGATAATATTCGCGTCATTGATGCCAAAATTCAGACAACTGACAGCTCTAATAACAGTGGAAGGGAACAGAAATTTATCACGAGAGAGAAGAAAGATTTAATCGTTGACTATTATGTACAATGGAAAATCATTAACTTTGATCGTTACTATGAAACAGTTGCTGGCGGTAACAGTGTAGAGAATTTATTGTTAGCTAGACTAAATGGACGTTTGCGAGCCGAAATTGGTAAATTAGATATCAAAGATATTATTAATGATACGAGTGCAGAGACCAAATCAAGAAACTCATTGATGCTAAAAGTAAAAGATGCGCTAAATGGAACAAAACAAGGTGCTGCAAAAGTTAAAGAAGTGCCAGTGGAAGAACTTGTTGCAGTTGCTGAAGTCGATCCTGAAAATATTACCAGCATGCTTGCATTTGGTGTTGAAGTTATTGATGTACGTATTAAACAAATAAATTTTCCACCTGAAGTTTCGGAATCAATTTACGATCGAATGAGTGCAGAGCGTGAGGTGGTTGCTCGTGATCAGCGTTTCCAAGGTATAAGAGAAGCGGAAGAAACTCGCGCAGATGCAACGTTAACAGCGACAAAAATTTTATCTGAAGCGGAAAAACAGGCGAGAACAATCCGTGGTGAAGGTGATGCGTACGTTGCTAAGTTGTATGCTGATGCATTTAGTAAAAACTTAGAATTTTTTAGCTTTGTTCGTAGCTTAAAAGCGTATGATCATAGCTTTAATGGAAGTGATGTTATGGTGATTAGTCCAGATAGCGAGTTTTTCCGTTATATGAAACTAGATACTAAGATAAAATCTAATAAAAAGTAA
- a CDS encoding adenylosuccinate synthase: MSNNVVVLGAQWGDEGKGKIVDLLTEKAKYAVRYQGGHNAGHTLVINGEKTVLHLIPSGILRNNVISIIANGVVLSPSALMKEMHELEGKGVPVRERLLISEACPLILPYHVALDQAREKARGHKAIGTTGRGIGPAYEDKVARRGLRVGDLRDREAFAEKLKSVMEYHNFQLVNYYKTDAIDYQTVLDEIFAIADILIAMIADIPTLLESARKKGEKIMFEGAQGTLLDIDHGTYPYVTSSNTTAGGVATGTGFGPRYVGYVLGIVKAYSTRVGAGPFPTELFDDVGEFLCKQGNEFGATTGRRRRTGWLDIVAIRKAVQLNSISGFCLTKLDVLDGLEEVKVCTGYQLPNGDITDIAPSSAEEWSMVKPVYETMPGWSETTFGIKSFDALPQAAKDYIKRIEILTETSIDIISTGPERLETMILRDPFEV; the protein is encoded by the coding sequence ATGAGCAATAATGTTGTTGTACTCGGAGCCCAATGGGGTGATGAAGGTAAAGGTAAAATAGTTGACCTACTAACGGAAAAAGCAAAATATGCTGTTCGCTACCAAGGTGGGCATAATGCTGGGCATACATTGGTGATCAACGGTGAAAAAACAGTTTTACATCTAATACCTTCAGGAATTCTAAGAAATAATGTCATTAGTATTATTGCTAATGGGGTCGTACTTAGTCCATCAGCTTTAATGAAAGAGATGCACGAGCTAGAAGGCAAAGGCGTTCCTGTAAGAGAACGATTACTTATTTCAGAAGCGTGCCCATTAATTTTACCGTATCATGTTGCCTTAGACCAAGCGCGGGAAAAAGCAAGAGGACATAAAGCAATTGGAACTACAGGGCGAGGTATTGGACCCGCGTACGAAGATAAAGTTGCTCGCCGAGGATTACGTGTTGGAGATTTAAGAGATCGAGAAGCATTTGCTGAAAAGCTAAAAAGCGTAATGGAATACCATAATTTCCAGTTAGTAAACTACTATAAAACTGACGCTATTGATTATCAAACAGTATTAGATGAAATTTTCGCTATTGCAGATATTCTAATTGCGATGATTGCAGATATTCCTACATTACTTGAATCTGCTCGTAAAAAAGGCGAAAAAATTATGTTTGAAGGTGCACAAGGAACACTGCTTGATATTGATCATGGTACGTATCCTTATGTTACTTCATCAAATACTACTGCAGGTGGTGTTGCGACGGGAACAGGTTTCGGCCCAAGGTATGTGGGCTATGTTCTGGGGATCGTAAAAGCATACTCAACTCGTGTAGGCGCTGGTCCTTTTCCTACGGAATTATTCGATGATGTTGGCGAATTCTTATGCAAACAAGGTAATGAATTTGGCGCGACCACTGGCCGTCGACGACGAACTGGCTGGCTCGATATTGTCGCAATCCGTAAAGCAGTTCAGCTGAACTCTATTTCTGGATTTTGCCTAACTAAACTAGATGTACTTGATGGTCTGGAAGAAGTTAAAGTGTGTACTGGCTATCAATTACCTAATGGCGATATAACGGATATAGCACCTTCTTCAGCTGAAGAATGGAGCATGGTTAAACCCGTTTATGAAACAATGCCTGGTTGGAGTGAAACAACATTTGGAATTAAATCATTTGATGCTCTCCCTCAAGCCGCTAAAGATTATATTAAACGAATAGAGATACTAACTGAAACATCAATTGATATTATTTCAACAGGGCCAGAACGTTTAGAAACAATGATTTTACGAGACCCTTTTGAAGTTTAA
- the pepP gene encoding Xaa-Pro aminopeptidase: MTRDIITRRKKMFNNMVDNSVAVFFAAPEVIRSNDTHYPYRQNSDFWYLTAFNEPEAALLLVKESAEQYQTILFNRTKDPLIETWTGYRLGQEAALKTVSVDQAYPFDKIMDLLPEIINGKCALYHASQLYQYADNIIDNLMTTLRQGIRKNLHAPESIIDWRSMLHNMRLFKSSNEIAIMRQAGRITALAHIRAMQQCKPDMYEYQLEAEILHEFIKHGARSPSYNTIVGSGNNGCILHYENNSERLKNGDLVLIDAGCEFQSYAGDITRTFPINGKFNKQQKEIYDIVLRAQLKAIELFRPGVSIKEINDKVIRIMVEGLIALNIMRGNIDELIEQKAYTQFYMHGLGHWLGIDVHDVGDYKTVGRERKLEAGMVITVEPGLYINKDADVAKQYRGIGIRIEDNILITQNGNEVLTSDVPKLTHEIETLMAKSSY, encoded by the coding sequence ATGACTCGAGATATCATTACGCGCCGTAAAAAAATGTTTAATAATATGGTTGATAATAGTGTGGCAGTCTTTTTTGCTGCACCTGAAGTGATTAGAAGCAATGACACCCATTATCCGTATCGACAAAATAGTGATTTTTGGTATCTTACCGCTTTCAATGAACCTGAAGCAGCGCTATTGCTGGTAAAAGAATCGGCAGAGCAGTATCAAACTATTTTATTTAATAGAACAAAAGATCCCCTTATCGAAACCTGGACCGGTTATCGCTTAGGCCAAGAGGCGGCACTAAAAACAGTCAGCGTAGATCAAGCCTATCCTTTTGATAAAATCATGGATCTTCTGCCTGAAATTATTAACGGTAAATGTGCACTATATCACGCCAGTCAATTATACCAATATGCAGATAATATTATCGACAATCTAATGACTACACTAAGGCAGGGAATAAGAAAAAACTTGCATGCGCCAGAATCTATTATAGATTGGCGGTCAATGTTGCATAATATGCGCTTATTTAAGTCGTCTAATGAAATAGCAATAATGCGTCAGGCGGGGAGAATTACAGCCCTTGCCCATATCAGAGCAATGCAACAATGTAAACCTGACATGTATGAGTATCAACTTGAAGCTGAAATCTTGCATGAATTCATTAAACACGGCGCAAGAAGCCCTTCTTACAATACAATTGTTGGTAGCGGTAATAATGGCTGTATTCTTCATTATGAGAATAATAGTGAACGTTTAAAAAATGGCGACTTAGTGTTAATTGATGCTGGCTGTGAATTTCAATCTTATGCGGGAGATATTACTCGTACATTTCCTATTAATGGTAAATTTAACAAACAACAAAAAGAAATTTACGATATCGTTCTTCGTGCACAGTTAAAAGCAATTGAACTTTTTAGGCCGGGAGTATCAATCAAAGAGATTAATGACAAAGTCATTCGAATTATGGTTGAAGGCTTAATTGCACTCAATATTATGCGAGGTAATATTGATGAGTTAATTGAACAAAAAGCTTATACTCAGTTTTATATGCATGGGCTTGGTCATTGGTTAGGTATCGATGTCCACGATGTGGGTGATTATAAAACGGTAGGTCGAGAGCGTAAGTTAGAAGCTGGAATGGTTATTACTGTTGAACCCGGTTTATACATTAACAAAGATGCTGATGTAGCAAAACAATACCGCGGTATAGGTATTCGTATTGAAGATAATATTCTTATTACTCAAAATGGCAACGAAGTATTAACTAGTGATGTACCGAAGCTCACACACGAAATAGAAACGTTAATGGCAAAGTCATCGTATTAA
- the hflK gene encoding FtsH protease activity modulator HflK yields the protein MAWNQPGNNGQDNDPWGNDKNKKPNDFFGKVNDFLKKNNSPGGNGMGKAKLPMNLPIIIGGIILIIIIIWAISGFYTINQSQRGVITRFGQVQPEIVQPGLNWNPPLIDTVYTVDTQGTKNFNVKGSMITAGENLVFVEMNVQYRISNPIKYLFNVTNVEDSLRQAADSALRTEIGSSNMDAILTDGRSLLESRTKDELVNIISNYDMGISIVDLNFQSVRPPEQVQDAFNDAIKAREDREREINKAEADKVQLVQQAEGRSARILADANAYRVRVEFEAEGDISRFEKLLPLYNAAPEITKERLYIDTMERVLAKTNKVMVNEQGGNLLVLPLEQLLKNKDINNSTLTEQFKLNSSNGYQMNFSSSSATSPLNNGSPISIDNSSGRSNNNSNTTRSGR from the coding sequence ATGGCGTGGAATCAGCCCGGAAATAACGGTCAAGATAATGATCCATGGGGAAATGATAAGAACAAAAAGCCCAACGATTTTTTTGGTAAAGTTAATGATTTTTTAAAGAAAAATAATTCACCTGGAGGTAATGGAATGGGAAAAGCTAAATTACCCATGAATCTTCCTATTATTATTGGTGGTATTATATTGATTATCATCATTATTTGGGCAATAAGCGGGTTTTACACCATTAACCAGAGCCAAAGAGGTGTTATTACTCGTTTTGGGCAAGTCCAACCAGAGATTGTTCAGCCAGGTTTAAATTGGAATCCTCCTTTAATTGATACGGTTTATACTGTTGATACGCAAGGCACCAAAAATTTTAATGTTAAAGGCTCCATGATAACAGCAGGTGAAAATCTTGTTTTTGTTGAAATGAATGTTCAATATCGAATTAGTAATCCAATTAAATACCTTTTTAATGTCACTAATGTTGAAGATAGCCTACGTCAGGCAGCAGACAGTGCATTAAGGACTGAAATTGGGAGTTCTAATATGGATGCAATTTTAACGGATGGTCGCTCTTTGCTTGAATCTCGTACTAAAGATGAATTAGTTAATATCATATCTAATTATGATATGGGGATTAGTATTGTGGATTTAAACTTCCAATCCGTTAGACCACCAGAGCAAGTACAAGATGCCTTTAATGATGCAATTAAAGCACGAGAAGATCGTGAACGAGAAATTAATAAAGCTGAAGCGGATAAAGTTCAGTTAGTTCAACAGGCAGAAGGTCGTTCAGCACGAATCCTTGCGGATGCAAATGCTTATCGTGTCCGCGTTGAATTTGAGGCAGAGGGCGATATCTCTCGCTTTGAAAAATTGCTACCACTGTATAACGCTGCGCCCGAGATAACCAAAGAGCGCTTATATATTGATACGATGGAGCGAGTGTTAGCAAAAACCAATAAAGTGATGGTTAACGAGCAAGGTGGTAATTTATTAGTCCTTCCACTAGAGCAGCTATTAAAAAATAAAGACATTAATAATAGTACACTTACTGAGCAGTTTAAATTAAATAGTTCAAATGGTTATCAAATGAATTTTTCTAGTTCTTCGGCAACATCACCGTTGAATAATGGCTCGCCTATATCAATAGATAACTCATCAGGGCGTAGTAATAATAACTCAAATACTACACGCAGTGGACGATAA
- the ispB gene encoding octaprenyl diphosphate synthase, with product MQQIINLVQDELVKVNEVIQNQLSSDVMLINQLGSYIISGGGKRIRPIIMLLSAKALNYQGDKHIMAAAFIEFIHTATLLHDDVVDESDLRRGRSTANVLFGNAASVLVGDYIYTRSFQMMVSIGSLPVLKVMSEATNVIAEGEVQQLMNCNNPDTTKEQYLQVIYRKTARLFEAASHTAALISEAPKEYEDALQNYGRYLGTAFQLIDDLLDYSSQDTVALGKNLGDDLNEGKPTLPLLHAMHHTQDQDEVQIIRNIIEKGNGRDSLEKILNIMHKCGSLEFTYNIAKQEAEKALVAINILPDSPYKEALRTLAIDSVKRQS from the coding sequence ATGCAACAAATTATTAATTTAGTTCAAGATGAACTAGTCAAAGTTAACGAAGTAATACAAAATCAACTCTCTTCCGATGTTATGCTAATAAATCAATTAGGCAGCTATATTATTAGCGGAGGAGGTAAACGTATTCGACCAATCATCATGCTGTTAAGTGCAAAAGCCTTAAATTACCAAGGTGATAAACATATTATGGCCGCAGCATTTATCGAATTCATTCATACCGCAACATTACTGCATGATGATGTTGTTGATGAATCAGACTTAAGAAGAGGTCGTTCGACAGCAAATGTGCTATTTGGCAATGCTGCAAGCGTTTTGGTTGGTGACTATATCTATACTCGCTCATTTCAAATGATGGTTAGTATTGGTTCATTACCTGTATTAAAAGTAATGTCCGAAGCAACCAATGTTATTGCAGAAGGTGAAGTGCAGCAGCTGATGAACTGTAATAATCCTGACACAACCAAAGAGCAGTATCTACAAGTGATTTATCGTAAGACCGCAAGGTTATTTGAAGCCGCCTCACATACAGCCGCATTGATCAGTGAAGCACCAAAAGAGTATGAAGATGCGTTGCAAAACTATGGCCGTTATTTAGGAACGGCTTTCCAATTGATTGACGACTTGCTAGATTATAGTTCTCAAGATACAGTAGCATTAGGTAAAAATTTAGGTGATGACTTAAACGAAGGCAAACCAACTTTACCACTTTTGCATGCAATGCACCATACTCAGGATCAAGATGAAGTACAGATTATCCGCAATATTATCGAAAAAGGTAATGGCAGAGATTCACTGGAAAAAATATTGAATATTATGCATAAGTGCGGTTCTCTTGAATTTACTTATAATATTGCTAAGCAGGAAGCAGAAAAAGCACTTGTTGCAATTAATATTCTACCTGACTCACCGTATAAAGAAGCGTTACGTACATTAGCAATAGATTCAGTTAAGAGACAATCTTAA
- a CDS encoding YecA family protein has protein sequence MSLYTSLNSELKSQSIGITAAELHGFLSGILAGGNQDDSWRTLLEDMMNDGKPVARSLYQLIIQLYEQTKQQLDDDNFEFQLFISDQTLFEQIDDMVGWINHFLLGLGLAQPQLAKVKGNVGEAIYDLRQITQLGYDEDDDQEELAFAFEEILEYVRMTVILCHDEFIEPVQSTTIH, from the coding sequence ATGTCGTTATACACTTCATTAAATTCAGAACTAAAATCCCAATCCATCGGTATTACTGCAGCCGAACTCCATGGTTTTCTTTCTGGTATTTTAGCTGGCGGTAACCAAGATGATAGCTGGCGAACTTTACTTGAGGATATGATGAATGATGGTAAACCCGTTGCAAGGTCTTTATATCAGCTTATTATTCAACTTTATGAGCAAACAAAACAACAACTTGATGATGACAATTTTGAATTCCAACTGTTCATTAGCGATCAAACTCTCTTTGAACAAATCGATGATATGGTTGGATGGATTAACCATTTTCTACTTGGTTTGGGATTAGCCCAACCCCAGCTGGCGAAAGTTAAGGGCAATGTTGGCGAGGCTATTTATGATCTAAGACAAATTACCCAACTTGGTTACGATGAAGATGATGATCAAGAAGAGCTCGCGTTTGCATTTGAAGAAATTTTAGAATATGTTCGAATGACTGTTATTTTGTGCCATGACGAGTTTATCGAACCTGTTCAGTCGACAACAATACATTAA